The following proteins are co-located in the Leptospira selangorensis genome:
- a CDS encoding phosphorylase — MSDLKIQDILFCAAFAGEIDKLKSDPRIHTFEAGIGELEAAINLQKYLSDPSNWKPKAIFGIGSAGVYNWIPRKDWEGKFGISKVFANYQIAFLDKKIRLPESMTFRYEFPDLQFPFDGNDFIESATNGTGSVTLEDLSPRALERIKGESLGFENMEAFGLAKVCNLFNIPFGTIFALTNKVGPKGSEEWKLSWRKHSDRLQEKILSYL, encoded by the coding sequence ATGAGCGACCTTAAAATCCAGGACATCCTTTTCTGCGCGGCTTTCGCGGGAGAAATCGACAAACTCAAATCGGATCCTCGGATCCATACCTTCGAAGCAGGCATCGGAGAATTAGAAGCCGCAATCAATCTCCAAAAATATCTTTCAGATCCTTCTAACTGGAAACCTAAGGCGATTTTTGGGATAGGTTCCGCAGGAGTTTATAACTGGATCCCCAGAAAGGATTGGGAAGGCAAATTCGGAATTTCCAAAGTATTCGCAAACTACCAAATCGCATTTTTGGACAAAAAGATCAGACTTCCGGAAAGTATGACTTTCAGATATGAATTCCCCGACTTACAATTCCCATTCGATGGAAACGATTTTATTGAGTCGGCTACCAACGGAACAGGCTCGGTTACCTTGGAAGACCTAAGTCCTCGTGCTTTAGAAAGGATTAAGGGAGAAAGTTTGGGCTTCGAAAATATGGAAGCATTCGGTCTTGCAAAAGTATGCAATCTATTTAATATTCCTTTCGGGACAATATTTGCACTTACGAACAAAGTAGGACCGAAAGGAAGTGAAGAATGGAAACTTTCCTGGAGAAAACATTCAGACAGGCTCCAGGAAAAAATCTTAAGTTATCTTTGA
- the argC gene encoding N-acetyl-gamma-glutamyl-phosphate reductase, which translates to MSEISIIGAGGFTGKELLGLLARHPKYKAVHVTSDKLAGKSLSEVFPDLVSPKDLVFKKHEDEVPKGSLVVLAVPNDAALELAPKFLDKGHKVIDLSGVYRLHNQEKFETNYKLKHTSFSLTAKAVFGIPEIFREKLKGADFVSNPGCFSTSVILALYYLGNLRKEIKPRIVADCKSGISGAGGRVEDGGFSFNGVYENFRAYKILSHQHEPEIQEYCFAGSGLSEPEVLFVPHLLPVYRGILSTIYLEANSENLPFFETLTENSKSEPFIRIRKTPEEIDLAKVQHTNFLDISLRQRGKNITIVSALDNLMKGAASQALQNINLMLNEPETLGLLS; encoded by the coding sequence ATGTCAGAGATCAGCATCATCGGAGCAGGCGGATTTACAGGGAAAGAGTTATTAGGACTACTCGCCCGCCATCCAAAATATAAAGCGGTGCATGTTACTAGCGATAAACTTGCAGGCAAATCTCTTTCCGAAGTTTTTCCTGATTTGGTCTCTCCTAAAGATCTTGTTTTTAAAAAACACGAGGACGAAGTTCCAAAAGGTTCACTCGTAGTTCTTGCAGTTCCGAACGATGCCGCTTTAGAGTTAGCTCCTAAGTTCTTGGATAAAGGTCATAAAGTGATCGATCTTTCCGGAGTATATCGTCTTCATAACCAAGAAAAATTTGAAACTAATTATAAATTAAAACATACTAGCTTTTCTCTAACGGCAAAAGCGGTATTCGGTATTCCGGAAATTTTCAGAGAGAAACTGAAAGGTGCCGACTTTGTTTCTAATCCAGGCTGCTTCTCCACTTCAGTGATCCTGGCCTTATACTATTTAGGAAATCTCAGAAAAGAAATCAAACCAAGAATAGTAGCCGATTGTAAATCAGGGATTAGTGGTGCCGGTGGAAGAGTAGAAGACGGTGGATTTTCCTTCAATGGTGTGTATGAAAATTTCAGAGCCTATAAAATTTTAAGCCACCAGCATGAGCCTGAGATCCAAGAGTATTGTTTTGCAGGATCCGGGTTATCCGAACCTGAAGTTTTATTTGTACCTCATTTACTTCCAGTATATAGAGGGATCTTATCCACGATCTATCTGGAAGCAAATTCTGAAAATTTACCTTTTTTCGAAACTCTAACTGAAAATTCTAAATCGGAACCATTCATTCGGATCAGAAAAACTCCGGAAGAGATTGATTTGGCAAAAGTGCAACATACAAACTTCTTAGATATTAGCCTGAGACAAAGAGGAAAGAATATCACAATTGTTTCCGCTCTGGATAATCTAATGAAGGGAGCTGCAAGTCAGGCATTACAAAACATAAATTTAATGTTGAACGAGCCGGAAACCCTGGGCTTACTTTCCTAA
- a CDS encoding patatin-like phospholipase family protein → MKKIVPPEALQFLASIPLFKGLPRKLLVLLYGHIEERHVHNHTVIYYKGEISKELYIIRHGEVMMTLGEAGKTVRYLGEGDVFAENSVLTRTAHTGSATAILDTQLYVLDGEYFLKLAAKERVLSQNLMRLMGMRMREVMEDSSSQIHSPRRLVCHIPIEEVEDFKVHLESIVDNGRKSHEGHVSLLRMDTFKGKSVSEMIRTIAQLRKKSSILHLYFKNPEIQPELDKLVQQCDQIVFWEEKPERNLKQKNEILGYWEPRIRNFSGRTSRIIVSENGLRKHEESANQKVFYKGETFARYLVSRTRGLALGGGGARALAHVGLLKVLEREGIRFDFVSGSSFGAVIGALYARGESTDSIFKMIGKFFGGIEKPFDPTIPLISFFKGKRMLRMLKDAFGTQLIEDLKIPFATSAVDLHSGQEYVMDQGPVWEALAAAMSLPGMFPPVFKGDHLLIDGGVINNVPENLIRRKGADVILSVNVSPLRDEGIVRLLEDRKVTGKSFFKNLWEDITYPPILKIMARAITLEGREITKLRKEKMDLFINLHIEEFAFTDFGKYKEIIKKGELETEAAIGDIRKLFFPAEK, encoded by the coding sequence ATGAAAAAAATAGTACCTCCGGAAGCGTTGCAATTTTTAGCGTCTATCCCCTTGTTCAAGGGTCTCCCGAGAAAATTACTAGTCTTACTTTATGGTCATATAGAAGAACGACACGTTCATAATCACACGGTCATTTATTATAAGGGAGAGATCTCCAAGGAACTTTACATAATCCGACACGGAGAAGTAATGATGACCTTGGGAGAAGCGGGCAAAACTGTTCGTTACTTGGGAGAAGGTGACGTATTCGCGGAGAATAGCGTTCTTACAAGAACAGCTCATACCGGTTCTGCAACCGCAATCCTGGATACACAGTTATATGTTTTGGACGGAGAATATTTCCTAAAATTAGCCGCTAAAGAAAGAGTACTTTCTCAAAATTTGATGAGGCTCATGGGCATGAGAATGAGAGAGGTGATGGAAGATTCTTCCAGCCAAATACATTCTCCCAGAAGACTTGTATGCCATATCCCTATAGAAGAAGTAGAAGATTTTAAAGTACATTTGGAATCGATTGTGGACAATGGTAGGAAGTCACACGAGGGTCATGTTTCTCTTTTAAGAATGGATACTTTCAAAGGGAAATCAGTATCTGAGATGATAAGAACAATCGCTCAATTGAGAAAGAAATCCTCTATACTACATCTATATTTTAAAAATCCGGAGATCCAACCTGAGTTGGATAAACTTGTTCAACAATGTGATCAGATCGTTTTCTGGGAAGAAAAGCCGGAAAGAAATCTAAAGCAGAAAAATGAGATCTTAGGTTATTGGGAACCAAGGATCAGAAATTTTTCCGGAAGGACTTCACGGATCATTGTATCCGAAAACGGATTAAGAAAACATGAAGAGTCCGCAAACCAAAAAGTATTTTATAAAGGAGAAACTTTTGCAAGATATTTGGTGTCGAGGACCAGAGGACTTGCGCTTGGTGGAGGAGGAGCAAGAGCTCTTGCTCACGTAGGACTTTTGAAAGTTTTAGAAAGGGAAGGGATCCGTTTTGATTTTGTAAGCGGTTCTTCCTTTGGAGCTGTTATCGGAGCGCTTTATGCAAGAGGAGAGAGCACTGATTCGATCTTCAAAATGATCGGTAAGTTTTTCGGGGGGATAGAAAAACCATTCGATCCAACCATTCCACTTATTTCCTTCTTCAAAGGAAAAAGAATGCTCCGAATGTTAAAGGATGCATTCGGTACTCAATTGATAGAAGATTTAAAAATCCCATTTGCGACTTCTGCAGTGGATCTTCATAGCGGACAAGAATATGTAATGGACCAAGGCCCCGTTTGGGAAGCTCTTGCTGCTGCGATGAGTTTGCCTGGTATGTTCCCTCCAGTATTTAAAGGAGATCATCTTTTGATAGATGGTGGAGTGATCAATAATGTCCCGGAAAACTTGATCAGAAGAAAAGGTGCAGATGTGATCTTATCTGTAAACGTTTCTCCATTGAGAGACGAGGGGATCGTTAGACTTTTAGAAGACAGAAAGGTAACAGGAAAATCATTTTTCAAAAATCTTTGGGAAGATATTACTTACCCTCCAATTCTAAAAATTATGGCGAGAGCGATTACGTTAGAAGGAAGAGAGATCACAAAATTGAGAAAAGAAAAAATGGATCTTTTTATCAATTTGCATATTGAAGAATTTGCATTTACCGATTTCGGAAAATATAAGGAAATCATTAAGAAAGGGGAATTGGAAACGGAAGCTGCAATTGGCGATATCCGAAAACTATTTTTCCCTGCAGAAAAATAG
- a CDS encoding AAA family ATPase → MSEERNKPETYLLSKELEEAVQVAEITARPLLLKGEPGTGKSLLADYLSFKTKKKLYSWHVKSTSLAKEGLYFYDAVSRLNDSRFTEDKEKVRNIENYIRLGALGEAFSATEPSVVLIDEIDKADIEFPNDLLLELDRMEFVIQETGRKIKAINRPLTLITSNNEKELPAAFLRRCIFHYIDFPEPAFMADIVSSHFPKIESSLLKRALESFYVIRTMDDMKKKPGTSELLDWIQILIHMGAKLPEDGRIPYIGALVKNEEDLKLFR, encoded by the coding sequence ATGTCGGAAGAAAGAAACAAGCCCGAAACATACTTACTTTCTAAAGAATTAGAGGAAGCTGTCCAAGTCGCCGAGATCACTGCAAGACCCTTATTATTAAAGGGAGAGCCAGGCACTGGAAAATCACTTTTAGCGGATTATCTATCGTTCAAAACCAAAAAAAAGCTTTATTCATGGCATGTAAAATCCACCTCTCTTGCAAAAGAAGGATTATATTTTTATGATGCAGTTTCCAGGCTAAACGATTCCAGATTTACGGAAGATAAGGAGAAGGTCCGTAATATCGAAAATTATATCCGATTGGGCGCCCTTGGAGAAGCATTCTCGGCTACAGAACCTTCCGTAGTATTGATTGATGAAATTGATAAGGCTGATATTGAATTCCCAAACGATTTACTTTTAGAATTGGACAGAATGGAATTTGTGATCCAGGAAACCGGTCGTAAGATAAAAGCGATCAATAGACCTTTAACTTTGATCACTTCCAATAACGAAAAAGAACTTCCCGCAGCATTTTTAAGAAGATGTATTTTTCATTATATTGATTTTCCTGAACCTGCTTTTATGGCGGATATAGTATCTTCTCATTTTCCTAAGATTGAATCTTCTCTTTTGAAAAGGGCGCTCGAGTCCTTCTATGTGATCCGTACCATGGATGATATGAAAAAAAAGCCGGGCACTAGCGAACTACTGGATTGGATCCAAATTCTAATCCATATGGGAGCAAAACTTCCGGAAGATGGAAGAATTCCTTATATAGGTGCCCTTGTAAAGAATGAAGAGGATCTGAAATTGTTCAGATAA
- a CDS encoding TldD/PmbA family protein — translation MDLEQAAGFVLEEGKRYGIDSFDLIATDSEDIGIEVFKGRIVSTETSRSRGVGIRVLNNSRPGYSYSERFSKEALSQMVRDAMDQTEITDPLDMELPGPKPLAEVDLKHYNPALEKLNFAWMREQGLALDHASWESDKRVENVPHVGVGKSSTQSLIANSKGVFVKKESNVAYLGTGLVVAEGDIKKMGSYYRSGRDISQFDPSYIAKEAAYRGTELLGAKPLPSGVYTIVLGNRISPQIFGMFSSPYFADAVQKGSSRLVGKLGNEVASPKLSIYCEAHTPDYPGSRLVDAEGIPTSARTKVLENGILKSYLYNLESAKKDNVLPTGHGVRSYSGRAGTSFSNMIVPLGDKTRDELLASDSHCILVTKLEGGAGCSAVSGEISIGVQGIYYKNGKPEHAVDRITMNTNYFDLLHKIQGISNEYSDSYSSIKVPDILISEIHVAG, via the coding sequence ATGGATTTGGAACAAGCAGCCGGATTCGTACTAGAAGAAGGAAAACGTTATGGAATTGATTCCTTCGATCTGATCGCTACTGACTCGGAAGATATCGGGATAGAAGTTTTTAAAGGACGAATTGTTTCTACGGAAACCTCCCGCTCCAGAGGAGTTGGTATCCGTGTTTTGAATAATTCCCGCCCAGGATATTCTTATAGCGAACGTTTTAGTAAAGAAGCTCTTTCCCAAATGGTAAGAGATGCAATGGACCAGACTGAGATCACAGATCCTCTGGATATGGAACTTCCCGGACCAAAACCATTGGCGGAGGTGGATCTAAAACATTATAATCCTGCATTAGAAAAATTAAATTTTGCATGGATGAGAGAGCAAGGTTTAGCACTAGACCATGCTTCTTGGGAATCGGATAAAAGAGTGGAGAACGTTCCGCATGTAGGTGTGGGAAAAAGTTCCACCCAAAGTTTGATCGCAAACTCGAAAGGTGTATTTGTTAAAAAAGAATCCAATGTCGCTTATTTAGGAACAGGTCTTGTCGTCGCAGAAGGTGATATAAAGAAGATGGGAAGTTATTACCGCTCCGGTAGAGATATTTCCCAATTCGACCCATCTTATATCGCAAAGGAAGCTGCTTATAGAGGAACGGAGCTATTAGGAGCGAAACCACTTCCGAGTGGGGTATATACGATCGTTTTAGGAAATCGTATCAGTCCTCAGATTTTCGGAATGTTCTCTTCTCCCTATTTTGCGGATGCAGTCCAAAAAGGATCTTCTCGTTTAGTCGGGAAACTTGGAAATGAAGTAGCATCACCTAAATTAAGTATTTATTGTGAAGCTCATACTCCGGATTATCCTGGATCTCGTTTGGTAGATGCGGAAGGAATTCCTACATCGGCACGGACCAAGGTTTTGGAGAATGGAATTCTCAAGTCGTATCTGTACAATTTAGAATCTGCCAAAAAGGACAATGTACTACCGACTGGTCACGGTGTTCGTTCCTATTCGGGAAGAGCAGGTACTTCCTTTTCTAATATGATCGTCCCACTGGGAGATAAGACCAGAGATGAACTATTAGCATCCGATTCACATTGTATTTTGGTAACCAAATTGGAAGGTGGGGCAGGTTGTAGCGCTGTTTCCGGAGAAATTTCTATAGGGGTCCAAGGGATCTATTATAAAAATGGAAAACCGGAACATGCTGTGGATCGTATCACAATGAACACAAATTATTTCGATCTACTTCATAAAATCCAAGGGATTTCCAATGAATATTCCGACAGTTATTCTTCGATCAAGGTCCCTGATATTTTGATCTCGGAAATTCACGTAGCAGGTTGA
- a CDS encoding HIT family protein has product MAHKTLVVSPDCPICSVLRGAKIPGLIHQNSSFIIRHAPEDKKIPGYLYIEPISHREKYSDWDTKEFKDLGETLQFATDWIHNKFSPPKIYTVLVAEKVAHMHFHLVPRYEDIKGPEYIRLALEGLASAPVGIPFPKFE; this is encoded by the coding sequence ATGGCCCATAAAACCTTAGTCGTTTCTCCAGATTGCCCAATTTGTTCGGTACTGCGCGGGGCAAAGATCCCAGGACTAATTCACCAAAATTCTTCTTTTATCATCCGTCATGCGCCTGAAGATAAAAAAATCCCAGGTTATCTATATATAGAACCAATTTCCCATAGAGAAAAATATTCGGACTGGGACACTAAAGAATTCAAGGATTTAGGAGAGACGCTCCAATTCGCAACCGATTGGATCCATAATAAGTTTTCTCCTCCTAAAATTTATACGGTATTGGTCGCAGAAAAAGTAGCTCATATGCATTTTCACCTTGTTCCTAGATATGAGGATATCAAAGGACCTGAGTATATTCGACTAGCGTTGGAGGGTTTAGCCTCAGCACCGGTCGGTATTCCATTCCCTAAATTTGAGTGA
- the recA gene encoding recombinase RecA: protein MKKQKEEAQGLDDSKRQAIDQAMTQIEKQFGKGSIMRLGAASASVVAPVIPTGSLDLDIALGIGGYPLGRIVEIYGPESSGKTTLTLSAIAECQKKGGVAAFIDAEHALDPAYAKKLGVNLEELLVSQPDNGEEALEICESLVRSNAIDIVVVDSVAALVPKAEIEGDMGDSHMGLQARLMSQALRKLTGTISKSKTVVVFINQIRMKIGVMFGSPETTTGGNALKFYSTVRLDIRKIETLKEKEEATGNRVRVKVVKNKMAPPFRQAEFDIIFNTGISRESSLVDLAVKHDIISKSGAWYSYNTEKIGQGKEAAKEYLKSNPEIAFQIENMVRDLNGLPPLAPPDGKLPPAQPSEEVQKAAG from the coding sequence ATGAAAAAGCAAAAAGAAGAAGCACAGGGTTTGGACGATTCCAAGCGCCAGGCAATTGATCAGGCAATGACCCAAATCGAAAAACAATTCGGTAAGGGCTCCATTATGCGTTTAGGAGCTGCATCTGCAAGTGTAGTTGCACCAGTAATCCCAACTGGATCCTTAGATTTGGATATCGCCCTCGGTATCGGTGGTTATCCATTGGGAAGGATCGTAGAGATCTATGGCCCAGAGTCCTCTGGTAAAACCACCCTAACCCTTTCTGCAATTGCTGAGTGCCAAAAGAAAGGTGGAGTAGCTGCATTTATCGATGCAGAGCACGCCCTAGACCCTGCCTATGCAAAAAAGTTAGGAGTCAATCTTGAGGAACTATTAGTTTCTCAGCCGGACAACGGAGAAGAAGCATTAGAAATTTGTGAATCTTTAGTCCGAAGTAATGCAATCGATATCGTGGTTGTGGATTCAGTTGCAGCCTTAGTTCCTAAGGCAGAGATCGAAGGAGATATGGGAGATTCTCATATGGGTCTGCAAGCAAGACTTATGTCCCAAGCACTTCGTAAACTGACTGGAACCATTTCTAAATCCAAAACGGTTGTTGTATTCATCAACCAGATCCGTATGAAGATCGGTGTGATGTTCGGATCTCCTGAAACGACTACTGGTGGAAACGCATTAAAGTTTTATAGTACAGTTCGTTTGGACATTCGCAAGATAGAAACCTTAAAAGAAAAGGAAGAAGCCACTGGGAACAGGGTACGTGTAAAAGTTGTAAAAAACAAAATGGCACCACCTTTCCGTCAGGCGGAATTCGACATAATCTTTAACACAGGAATTAGTCGAGAAAGTTCTCTCGTTGACTTGGCTGTAAAACACGACATTATTAGCAAATCCGGGGCCTGGTATTCCTATAATACGGAAAAGATAGGCCAAGGAAAAGAAGCCGCTAAAGAATACCTGAAATCAAATCCAGAGATCGCATTCCAAATAGAAAATATGGTAAGAGATCTAAACGGATTACCTCCTTTAGCACCACCTGACGGCAAACTACCACCTGCTCAGCCGTCAGAAGAAGTCCAAAAAGCAGCAGGCTAA
- a CDS encoding TldD/PmbA family protein: MNQSNIETLIDAGKKRKADFVEIYEEESRNSSISLRDQKIEQSLAATDYGIGIRLVYGTDVLYAYTSNDDQQHLLSLIHLLADSRGEAGNGSGTFTLPGDVSKYSFSKNIHDPRKVPPFRRLELLQTADTVARKVSSKIIQVGVSASDIVTNVLIANSEGLWVEDLRVRSRFFLSVTAENKGERFVASESPGALKGFEFFEGLAVEDIARKAGERALFMLDAGYIEGKKMPVVMGNGFGGVIFHEACGHPLETEAIRKKSSPFVGKLGEPIAQSCLTAYDDGTIEEQYGSLKIDDEGMPTQKTLLIENGILKAYLADRIGSMETGSPRTGSGRRESYQYAPVSRMRNTYIEAGKDSLDEMFASVDFGLYAKRMGGGSVNPATGEFNFAVEEGYVIRNGKISEPVRGATLIGKGHEILPKISMVGKDLELAAGTCGASSGSIPVTVGQPSLKVDEILVGGR, from the coding sequence ATGAATCAATCCAATATAGAAACCCTGATCGATGCAGGTAAAAAAAGAAAAGCGGACTTTGTGGAAATTTATGAAGAAGAATCCAGAAATTCTTCCATTTCACTCAGAGACCAAAAGATAGAACAATCACTTGCGGCAACTGATTATGGGATCGGGATCAGATTGGTATATGGGACGGATGTTTTGTATGCTTATACAAGTAATGATGACCAACAACATTTACTTTCTTTAATTCATTTACTCGCTGATTCTCGAGGAGAGGCAGGTAATGGCTCAGGAACATTTACTCTTCCCGGAGATGTTTCCAAATATTCTTTTTCTAAAAATATACATGACCCTAGAAAAGTTCCTCCGTTCAGAAGGTTGGAACTCCTACAAACTGCGGATACGGTCGCTAGAAAAGTTTCTTCTAAGATTATACAAGTGGGAGTCAGCGCTTCCGATATAGTTACGAATGTTCTGATCGCAAACTCGGAAGGACTTTGGGTAGAAGATCTAAGAGTTAGAAGTAGATTTTTCCTTTCTGTAACCGCAGAAAATAAGGGCGAAAGGTTCGTAGCAAGTGAATCTCCTGGCGCTCTAAAGGGATTCGAATTTTTCGAAGGATTAGCTGTAGAAGATATCGCAAGAAAAGCAGGCGAAAGAGCTCTTTTCATGTTGGATGCAGGTTATATAGAAGGTAAAAAAATGCCTGTGGTAATGGGCAACGGTTTTGGTGGAGTAATTTTCCATGAAGCATGTGGTCATCCTTTGGAGACTGAGGCTATCCGCAAAAAATCTTCTCCTTTTGTAGGAAAACTAGGAGAGCCAATCGCACAATCATGCCTTACAGCTTATGATGATGGAACAATAGAAGAACAATACGGTTCCTTGAAAATAGACGATGAGGGAATGCCTACACAAAAAACACTTCTGATAGAAAACGGAATTTTAAAAGCCTATCTTGCTGATAGGATAGGATCCATGGAAACAGGATCCCCAAGAACCGGAAGTGGAAGAAGAGAATCTTACCAATACGCTCCAGTTTCCAGAATGAGAAATACTTATATTGAAGCAGGAAAAGATTCCTTGGACGAGATGTTTGCGTCCGTAGATTTCGGACTTTATGCAAAAAGAATGGGTGGCGGTTCAGTAAACCCAGCCACAGGAGAATTCAATTTCGCAGTTGAAGAAGGTTACGTGATCCGAAATGGAAAGATATCAGAGCCTGTAAGAGGAGCCACTCTGATAGGCAAGGGCCACGAAATTCTTCCTAAAATTTCAATGGTAGGAAAAGATCTAGAATTGGCCGCTGGAACCTGCGGTGCTTCTTCCGGTTCAATCCCTGTAACCGTAGGACAACCTTCGCTCAAAGTGGATGAGATCCTAGTAGGGGGAAGATAA
- a CDS encoding AMP-binding protein, which yields MEKRSIYHLVRDSCIHYKDRPFQWIWDEKLKSFSGISYSEWFLNLENLSGFFRQKNLVKGDKVGLFCDNRTEWALCSFSVMCSGGADVPRGCDASEDEIFYILDHTESKITFIEKEQVLVKLGNILNRLKHLETVILIESEENFASLAKLKAAYPKIEFIDLETAVAQGRAWVEKKGKSLLHSIGESLTENDIATIIYTSGTTGVPKGVVLKHRSFTWTIDQLQQFVPANYSDRVVVFLPPWHIAERILETALLSWGASLACSNVSQLTRDFEIIKPTVLVSVPRVWEALYRRIWDKVSKSSPAKLVIFKTAVRIAETYNSLLDTVTGNYSETEESNKEEKLTDTVVSTLLLPIFYSLNILAQKVLSPVRALFGGQLRYAFCGAGAMPPKIQFFFRSMGVPIIETYGMTETTGMGALGSFPIPKTGSIGPVFPGAHIKLVNEQNVVVSKPGDKGIAWHKGPHVTAGYYKNAELTQSNFSDGWFNSGDLFVWTKTGELKFAGRAKDTIVLSSGENVEPEPIEGKILETGWVLTAVVIGQDQKFLAVLIVPDFAKIRDHFSSQGIRLSNDNSALAQDQKVLKFYKDLLKTTISEKNGFKNFEKIGEFRLLDKEFEKGKELTETMKVKRNKVAELHAHLIKTIFL from the coding sequence ATGGAAAAAAGAAGTATCTATCATCTTGTCAGGGACTCTTGTATCCATTACAAGGATAGACCTTTCCAATGGATCTGGGATGAAAAATTAAAATCATTCTCCGGGATCTCCTATTCCGAATGGTTTTTGAATCTGGAAAATCTTTCCGGGTTTTTCAGACAGAAAAATCTCGTAAAAGGTGATAAGGTAGGCTTATTCTGTGATAATAGGACAGAATGGGCATTATGCTCCTTCTCCGTAATGTGTTCAGGCGGGGCGGATGTCCCAAGAGGATGTGATGCAAGTGAAGATGAGATATTTTATATCTTAGATCACACAGAATCCAAGATCACATTTATAGAAAAAGAACAAGTCCTGGTTAAACTGGGAAATATCCTAAACAGATTAAAACATCTAGAAACCGTAATACTTATAGAGTCTGAAGAAAACTTTGCCTCTTTGGCAAAATTAAAAGCGGCTTATCCTAAAATCGAATTTATAGATCTGGAAACCGCAGTCGCTCAAGGAAGAGCCTGGGTTGAAAAGAAGGGAAAATCACTTCTTCATTCGATCGGCGAATCTTTAACCGAAAATGATATTGCAACGATCATTTATACTTCAGGGACCACTGGAGTTCCAAAAGGTGTAGTATTAAAACATAGATCCTTTACCTGGACGATCGACCAGTTGCAACAATTTGTACCTGCAAATTATTCTGATAGAGTCGTGGTGTTCCTTCCTCCTTGGCATATTGCAGAAAGGATTTTAGAAACGGCGCTTCTTTCTTGGGGTGCCTCACTCGCCTGCTCCAATGTTTCTCAGCTGACTCGCGATTTCGAGATCATCAAACCTACGGTTCTTGTTTCTGTCCCAAGAGTTTGGGAAGCATTGTATCGTAGGATTTGGGACAAGGTTTCTAAATCTTCTCCCGCTAAACTTGTTATTTTTAAAACTGCAGTCCGGATCGCAGAAACTTATAATTCTCTTTTAGATACTGTCACTGGAAATTATTCGGAAACAGAAGAATCGAATAAAGAGGAGAAGTTAACCGACACAGTAGTTTCTACCCTACTTCTTCCCATATTTTATTCTTTGAATATTTTGGCTCAGAAGGTGCTTTCACCTGTGAGGGCTCTATTCGGTGGGCAACTTAGATATGCATTCTGTGGTGCAGGAGCGATGCCTCCTAAGATCCAATTTTTTTTCCGTTCCATGGGAGTTCCCATTATAGAAACTTATGGAATGACTGAGACTACAGGAATGGGAGCCTTAGGGAGTTTTCCAATTCCAAAAACCGGATCAATAGGTCCCGTGTTTCCCGGGGCACATATCAAGTTAGTAAATGAGCAGAATGTTGTAGTTTCCAAACCTGGAGACAAAGGGATCGCTTGGCATAAGGGTCCTCATGTAACCGCAGGTTATTATAAAAATGCGGAACTCACCCAATCCAATTTTTCGGATGGATGGTTTAATTCGGGAGACTTATTCGTTTGGACCAAAACGGGTGAATTAAAATTTGCAGGTAGAGCAAAGGATACGATCGTTCTTTCTTCCGGAGAGAATGTGGAGCCTGAACCTATAGAAGGGAAAATTTTAGAAACCGGTTGGGTGCTGACAGCGGTGGTGATAGGCCAGGACCAAAAGTTTTTGGCGGTTTTAATCGTTCCGGATTTTGCAAAAATCAGAGATCATTTTTCTTCCCAAGGAATTCGTCTTTCTAATGATAATTCCGCCCTTGCCCAAGATCAAAAAGTACTGAAATTTTACAAAGATCTGCTCAAGACTACTATCTCGGAAAAGAACGGTTTTAAAAATTTCGAAAAAATCGGCGAGTTTCGCCTTTTAGACAAAGAGTTCGAAAAAGGAAAAGAACTCACCGAAACCATGAAAGTGAAAAGAAATAAGGTTGCAGAACTCCATGCGCATCTGATAAAAACGATCTTTCTTTAA